TATGGTTTAACTTTGGCTACCCCTGTGACTACAATACCTGCCAGCTCAGTaaaaagagaggagttgaagtagccacctgCTGCTAATGCCAGGTATATTGTATGGCTTCAAATGTCAGGCGCTGTCCCATAAAATTACATTCTGCCTCGAGATACTGTTACTTCTACTTagtgtgttattttaaaattcttagATTCACAGTAACACCAAGTTCATCTGTGCCTCTAAACAAAGCAGCCCACTCGATGAAAAAGATTTCAACTAGGTCTGCGCTGATGGGCACTCAAAATTACCTGCACTAAAAGTTATTTTCTATGACCTTCTGGGGCCTGTTCCTCAAAGTAGTACAAGGTAAATACCATGGCTGCGCATGCCGTCAGCGTGCGATGTCACAGTGATTAGAACGACTTAACATTACAACCCCATAGAGAAACCGACCCCGGGTTGGATTATGAAGACGGAAGTGTTTACAGATCACCAGGAAAATATACTTGTTTTCTAATGTATTTCAGTACCTCATTTACATTTCAAAGTTCCACaaagtaaatttattatttatttgattggtgttttatgccatactcaagtgAAGAATATCACTGAATGGAAAAATCCCGTCGGTCCTATCGGTGAAGCATTTTGCGGAATGAAGAGGGCCTTTAAATCCGCTCTTGAACGGTTGCACCATTATAACCATATGCAGGTATAATCCTATGGCATGCACCCAACCTTATGCCGATAGTCACTTCGTGGTAACGTTAAACCTTTATTGACattcacaacaaaaatgttacaaatagtGCAAAATGTAAACTCATTTACATTTGCGGACAATAAAATCAACTGAAGACGAAATCATGTCCAAGCGCAAAGTCACTCAAGGGCAGTCCCGTCACCATGCTCTCCGTTCAAGTTTCCCACTAATCGACACACGTGGGTTTGACGCGAACGCTACTCTCTAATGTGGCAATGAACAAACGAACTTCAAAAATGCTACAAACTAGTGTTTACGACAAAGCCAAACAAATGCTTCTTCCTCCACAATGCAAACAATAGTGTTCAGTAAAGTAAAATACCTGTGCTGGCAGCAGCAATAGTTCTATTTTCGTTGATCTTTGCACCCTCACATTGTGCCTGGAATGGGGCAACAAATGGACTGTTCTTCGCCGTCTGAACAAGTGACTGGAACATTTTGCCCTCCTTCAAGTAAACAGAGAAGATGATATAGAAAATATTCACCTCAAATGCTCATTACTAACACAAGAGACCTGATATAAGGGAAAAGATAAGAAAGAATTCCACCATACCAAGTTCTCAAGATGGCGACGTTGACTGAGAGACCGGCTCTGTGGTTGTCACGTGGAACAAACTGATCTCCAGTATTTATTGGTTAAACCATAGTGACGTAGATCTACGTCGCCAACGAAATAGTTGAGATTCATTCCGTCATCAGCCCATGTGCACAAGTTCTTTAAGACTAATTTATCTGCATTCAGCTGATGATACCATACCCCTAACAGGACATTTCCGTAAttatatcaaagaaaaaatgtgtcTCTTTAAAGTAACATAAAGACCAactaggtttttttttatttcagttatagTTAGCAGCATCATGACCaaaaataaatagtttggtTATTCGTAATCTTGTTTCTATAAATATAACCAAAGATGTAATGATGGAGTTCACCCGTAAATCACTCCTGATATCACATAATCCTATAACACCTATATTTCACCCTTAACTAatattaataaaacatatattccAATAGCGGGCAGTAATATATGAGATACACACATCCGGGTAATGGAAATTCTCAAAATGGATGAAGAATTCAATATGGGAGTCACTGTGGGCTTTAATGACCAGTTTAACCTCCAGAATAACAAACAAGATAAATTAAATAACTATTTATAGTTTGCCCCTCGGTTTATCTGACTAAAATAGCTTGATTTCTTATATCTTGCCAttgaaaaaatgtgtttttacaatGGATAAATAAACTTTATGTTTTGTTGTATGGTATTAATAAGAATAGTCTAGTAGTTGAAGTAATAATAGCtggttttaaatattgaatGGAAGGCCTTTCAAGATTCCGTACTAAATACCAATAAACTCAGGTTGTAGGGACTAAGGTAATTCTTCTAAGGTTCATTGCAGAAGGAATCAAGACTAGGGCATCCTTTCACAGCTTACATAATTGTACATACTTTTAAAGTATATACTGTTATTTTAACAACCTTCCCACCCTTGACACCCTCATTCTCCGGTGTCTGTGGACATGAAACTCTGACGCAGTGCATCGCGTGGTGCAGACAGCAAAATGGCAGCTCACATCATCCGGCGGTTTGGCCAGGTTCGTAAATTAAGTCATTATTTCATGAAGTATTCATGCAATCTGACAAGATACCGCGTATTTAATAAGgtgatttcttttttcattttagcaGCCTGCGGGAGTTCTAGTTTGGAACTGTTTAAAGAAGAATTTCAGTTCAACCGCGCCGAAAGCTGCAactcaggtaaataaatgttaaattccCTTGTGAACGCACCGCTTCATTAAGGATATGTTACTGGCAAAAAATGCTTCTTATATCAACTGGAGTGAGAGTCTAATTAGGTTATAATATTATTTCATCTATATCGACTTTATGTTTTCTTGGTCAAGCACTATTTCTTTTTGATTGAGATAAATCCAATATCATGATAACAAGGCAAGGTCAAACAAGGCAGGCCTGTAAAAgatctgtacatacatgcaagaGGTCAGTCATATTGAAATTATGCTTTATTGTGCATATGGTGTGCTGCTTAAATAGGCcttaatgtttcattttaggAATGTGAATTATCATCCAAAAAAATCCTCATATGACTAAGTGGAACACCTCACCTTTCGAGGTTGTTTATAGTTTACGCCACCGGATGGCAGAAGGCATGTATCTGACCTTACAGTAAACTTTGAATGAGGAATTGAAGGATAGAGGATATAAAAGGCGTGTTTTGTGACATACTTTGGTTGGTAAAGTGGAAAATTTAAATAGTTCTTCATATTATAATCTATCTGATCCCATCTCAAGATAATATATAAGAGGGCATTAGATAAGTGTTTGTATTCTAAGGGTTCTTTTGATGGGGGGatgttgtgctgtgtaaaagGATAGTTATGTACAAatctgcacattttctgacaaatattacatatgaaTGTCAATGATAATGAAATTATGCCTTTTTCTTTTGCATATGGTGTGGAAATTTGGGATTAGTGTTTCATTTTAGGAATGTGAACAAGAATTGAAATATGTGCACTGTTCATACCAGGTACTCTATTGGCTCTAAGATGTGGTAACAATTTGATGAAACATTTCAGGATTAGTTCTGGATTTTAATTTAAAGCTAGATGCATGAGGTTTcgtattaatataaaaaaattttatattcCAGTAATTCCAATTATTTGCTTTTCAGATGACAGTAAGGGATGCTTTAAACTCAGCCCTTGATGAAGAGATTAGTCGAGATGACAAAGTTTTTTTGCTTGGGGAGGAAGTGGCTTTGTATGATGGTGCCTACAAGGTGAACTTCATTACACAAACAGAAAGACTTTGTATTACCTTCAGGATTACCCTTGAGAGAAAGTTGTTAATTTCCAAGTCATAAATCATAGAATGTATGATAGGAATTAATTCATGAGCCatttaaagagactataccaGAGAATTTCTGTATCGATGGCTTGTCTGTATCTTAGAAAACAGCGTCTGGGATGTGCTCAGACTCGTAGATGTTCGGCTAAAAGGCAGACCATTTTCGAAATTGTAAATCAAGAACATGCATTTCACATCAGTGAAATAGTTCACTGAATGTTCAATTGTTCTGTaatgtcatgacgtcacaattgcttgTGCCAAGAAAGGAATGAAACGTAAAGCCAAGCGCACATGAACGTTTGttgtcaaaacaaaaagaacaaggAATCCTCAAAATTTGCTAGTCTGTGGGTAACCACAACAAGAATTCTGGAACACATGATCCAAAGATTCAGCTTGTTTAATCTTAGGcaacaaaaaatccagaaacaaatgagcTGGGCACaagatttcactcatttgcgGGCAATCGTGATGTTGTGAGATCAGCCAATTACACAATGATCAGAGtctatgaaaatgtcatgtgagtacatacaaaatggaagCTGTGACATCTTTTTTGGGTCACATCACCTTGAATGTATCATATGACCACCTTTCGCAGAGTTTTCGAAAATGGACTAAAAATGTTGCTCGTGTGCTGGTAGCTGATATTCTGGATCATTTGACGCCGGGATCTGAAATCCCAATTtttgacaacaaatgttgtccgtgTGTGCTAGGCTTTAGCGTCTATTTTGCATTAACTTTGCTGTGTGGCCTTCTACAGCTGTATATGGTAATGCTCATTAAATTTTTTAGCATGCATTAATTTTTGTAGTTCAGGTCAAAATGCACCTGCAAAGAAAATTATTAAGCAGGGGTGAGATTTTCCGAAAGTGTGTAAATTGGATATTGGAGGACAAGTACAGACAGTTCAGTTTGAATTGCTTAAGCCAAATATTTATATTGGGAAATTTTTATCTCTGAtacagtataatggcttgggtggggcgtcTCTCTTGCCTTTGATAAGTCAGCGTGGGAAGCAGCACTCAATGAAAGAGTGGAGGAAGTTCGTCCATCaaaacaaggagacacattacatgctctctaaggaCTCCTCCATTGTCATATGGTTAAAAAATCGTTAAgggcgacgttaaaccctaagcactcactcgcacAACTTAATTACATGGCAGGAATTTTCATTGCTATTTATGTGTTGCAGTTAATGTtaaaagaacatacatgtattaagaaacACTGAATAACAAGAAAGACACTGTCACTTGCAAATAAGCTGATTTGATTATTTTAGGTTCACCTTTGTGATTAGTTTCCCTCATTTTTATCTGTGTAAGGTGACATGACTTCATAAGGTTCAGGAAGTACTTTGTTTTTAACGAATatattaaaaagttgtttgtatGGGGTAAGTTTTAACCCTAGTCAAACATTGATTAATCGTcctgtccatttttttttccacagaaaTCAGCATTTTGGCTTTTTATtttagatgtaaaaaaaatccatgtaaaGCTTGCTTCAGTCAGGTTATTATTTAACAagtgtgcatttatttacttgagaTTTAATTGATGACTACCAAATCGTATctgtaataaataatatctaCGATAATTTCGCATGTTATAACCAAAGCTCACAAATTAGTCTTTGTCACTCCAAATAAACatctgtttaattttttcaacaacAGTTTTAATGGCTGATCAGATAGAAAATATGATATCAGCATATGTTGAAGCCTTTTAAATGTGTGTGTACTGTGAAGCATTTGCACCACTCAGTGTTATTTGAATATATCATTTCAATCCAGGTTAGCCGAGGTTTGCACAAGAAGTATGGGGACAAGAAAATCTTGGATACACCCATTACAGAGGTAAGTAATCAACGCGGCAGTAGTGAATTGACtaataaaaagtgaaaagatgattcacatacatttacatgaaaaataataatatagtgttttaaaaaagaaaaactcattTATAGTTTTTAAAGACTCACTGCTTGACATGTGAATGTATGTTAAAATTAGTCTTTTCTTTCAGATGAGTTACTGTATTGATTGTTGGTTTTCAAAACAGTAAGCATTGGGCTCTGGCCTCTTATATTGGCTACTATCACCGATGTATGTGTTTTGACTGTGACAAAAGTACTTGCACACTGATGTTGAGAAATAAGCAGAACAGAATTATTTACAAATTTGCaaaagcaaatcattttttgaGCAGTGTTTGTCATATCAGATATTTGTGCTGCCATTTTATGAGCATATTTTTATAATCGTCTGTAACTAAGGaagttatttgtttgtttgcaactaaactatttattgtttattaaatatcaaTGAAGTTTAACATATTTCGAACATGCAACAGATTACACGACTAAGTTTTACTGTTGACAGATGGGCTTTGCTGGTATTGCAGTTGGGGCTGCCATGGTAAGTATCTCAAAGGTTGAATTCCGTTCTATAGACGAGATCAGTGTCCTTCTAAATTTAACTCTGCTTTGGGAGAGGTAGatacagggtcaatcctgggtctggtcacacctaagaccttaaaagagcaAATTGTAGCTTTCTTgcttggcgtccagcattaaTGGGATTGTGCAATGACAAGTTGACCcaaatcagtataatagctcagGTGGGGCAGCTTGTTTGCtttcgttaagtcgtctcagtgaagcagcactagataaaatagaGGGggaatccatcctgcaacaaagaggcaccaTACACGCAAGGTAATATAAAACATCTTTCGTCTTCTATATAGATGTTAGTGTTATTGTTTCTTTAGCAATAAACCTGCGGTAAGCTGGAACAACACCTTGACATGACCCAACTAATATCAACAGGACAGGATATCAAATCTGATCAGGAAAATAATGATATTCAGGCATTGTGGTGTCAGTACTCTAATggttttgtttcctttgttATACTTAAAGCTGCCAAGAGAGATCTTAACTTCTGACTCTCTTGTAAAGATGGTTCTTagagataaaataaatgtgtggCATTTGTTATTTAGTATTCCTGTTTTCaaataataatgaagtaatAACACATCAGATGTGCAAGTAAAAACGAAACATTACTAAACTGAAATGTACCAcaataactacatgtgtgtcaacattttctttaaatagGCTGGTTTGAAACCTGTTTGTGAATTTATGACCTTCAACTTTTCCATGCAAGCTATTGACCAGGTAGGTCCTTGTTGATAGGAAAGCAAATCataaattttttcaatttttttacattgttaatgcagaacaatattttgctctgatatcatttttatttaaattttaatctttGTTCCAATTTAAGAAACTGTTTTATCATGATGTTTTACTGCTTGAATAGCATGAAGTGATGATGGATAACATTGCACaacagataaatgtacaaaatttaaatagCTGTTCCTGTTTACCTGTTTTTAGATTATCAACTCAGCAGCCAAAACATATTACATGTCAGCTGGTCAGGTAAGTCatgtaaatttgaaaattaatttaaattgagTATTTATGATTTTTCCACAACATAGATTGCTTGCTCTTCTATGAGATATTGTAGTTGTCATAAAATAGTGTGCAAATGTAATGTATTATGTATTGACTGGAGCCTGAATTCTTGTTTAGAGAATAAATTAGTTCTGTCAACCCTCATCTCAGaaatatgttttgtttgaaaatattaaGACAACAGAAATACTGTGACAATAtagttgaaatatttacattcacTATTGGTCagtcattttgattttaaaaagaaGAACAATTACATTTGCTTTCTGTTATTGTGATTGTTACAGTGGCATCTGACAGAAACTTTCCATCTCAtttaacaaccaacaactgaacatgcatcaccCTGGATTATAACTgttatattatacaatgtatatttctGATCAGGTGCCTGTGCCTATTGTGTTTCGTGGACCAAATGGAGCAGCTTCTGGTGTTGCAGCTCAGCATAGCCAGTGTTTTGCATCCTGGTACAGCAGCTGTCCAGGTCTTAAAGTTCTCTCCCCTTATTCCTCTGAGGATGCCAAGGGCCTTTTAAAAGCTGCAATTAGAGATCCAAATCCaggtaattttatttttaattgatCCAGACGTGGAAGAGTGGCATAATATTTCATGAATGTTATTATTGAGTATTTgtaacagaaaaacacagaattgaGTTTTTGACACCCaatattcagtttttaactgaaCTTAACCACAGAATACGGTGGTCTAAAGTTGACGTGTATGAATCCCTGTAGTAttgcatgtacttgtagcttTGTATGTACATTGAATTTGTCttgcttttgttttacagttgtTTTCTTAGAAAATGAGTTACTGTATGGAGTGCCCTTTGAGATTTCGGATGAAGTT
Above is a window of Liolophura sinensis isolate JHLJ2023 chromosome 7, CUHK_Ljap_v2, whole genome shotgun sequence DNA encoding:
- the LOC135469578 gene encoding pyruvate dehydrogenase E1 component subunit beta, mitochondrial-like isoform X1 → MAAHIIRRFGQQPAGVLVWNCLKKNFSSTAPKAATQMTVRDALNSALDEEISRDDKVFLLGEEVALYDGAYKVSRGLHKKYGDKKILDTPITEMGFAGIAVGAAMAGLKPVCEFMTFNFSMQAIDQIINSAAKTYYMSAGQVPVPIVFRGPNGAASGVAAQHSQCFASWYSSCPGLKVLSPYSSEDAKGLLKAAIRDPNPVVFLENELLYGVPFEISDEVLSEDFVVPIGKAKIEREGKHVTLVSHSKTVGLALDAAKELANAGIEAEVINLRTLRPMDDAAIINSVIKTNHLVTVEGGWPQFGVGAEICARIIESPAFNYLDAPVVRVTGADVPMPYAKLLEENCLPQPHNIIKSVKKILNVQ
- the LOC135469578 gene encoding pyruvate dehydrogenase E1 component subunit beta, mitochondrial-like isoform X2, whose amino-acid sequence is MAAHIIRRFGQPAGVLVWNCLKKNFSSTAPKAATQMTVRDALNSALDEEISRDDKVFLLGEEVALYDGAYKVSRGLHKKYGDKKILDTPITEMGFAGIAVGAAMAGLKPVCEFMTFNFSMQAIDQIINSAAKTYYMSAGQVPVPIVFRGPNGAASGVAAQHSQCFASWYSSCPGLKVLSPYSSEDAKGLLKAAIRDPNPVVFLENELLYGVPFEISDEVLSEDFVVPIGKAKIEREGKHVTLVSHSKTVGLALDAAKELANAGIEAEVINLRTLRPMDDAAIINSVIKTNHLVTVEGGWPQFGVGAEICARIIESPAFNYLDAPVVRVTGADVPMPYAKLLEENCLPQPHNIIKSVKKILNVQ